The following are encoded together in the Amyelois transitella isolate CPQ chromosome 6, ilAmyTran1.1, whole genome shotgun sequence genome:
- the LOC106139388 gene encoding uncharacterized protein LOC106139388: protein MSDNLAKVYKSNRGGLKLHYEGFSYYKNKVNNTKFYWCCDSRKHYIYKCCATLVTEVNSANDMIHNVLKCSNKHNHEPNPLDKEISDFRQKLKEDARTGLKVCQILQNNQSDCTPEFLDHLPSQSALKQVMYRARSKVPKKKEPTDILFEIDESEMQINGQCFVIKDRIYNNNKRILLLSTKNMMQLLQQADFWVLDGTFKIVPHIFQQLYTIHGNLSVTGNKTKTFPLLYCLCTNKDKKTYDMIFELLQEYGVENDLEFHPKICILDFEKAAIQSLKSNFENVILHGCHFHLGQILYRQVQQRGLTQRYASDIKFKTDVKCLLALSFLPPNEIPIYFNKLLVSYKDDDDIISLAHWFEENYVSGTCSAPARYIPEFWSCELINTLKLPRTQNSAEAWHHHINQIIDKKSPGFYHLIKELIKETIIKESEIEKMLCGSPPEKKRRKYIIKDEKLKKIIEIKENLNEIKYLKEISKII from the exons atgtctgATAATTTAGCAAAAGTGTATAAATCCAATAGAGGtggattaaaattacattatgaaGGAttcagttattataaaaacaaagtgaACAATACTAAATTTTACTGGTGCTGTGATTCACGAAAACActacatttataaatgttgtgcaacATTAGTTACAGAAGTAAATAGTGCAAATGATATGatacataatgttttaaaatgcaGTAATAAGCACAATCATGAGCCAAATCCACTTGATAAAGAAATCTCGGATTTTAGGCAAAAATTGAAAGAGGATGCAAGAACCGGATTAAAGGTATGccaaattttgcaaaataatcAAAGTGATTGCACTCCAGAATTTCTAGATCATTTACCTAGTCAATCAGCTCTTAAGCAGGTGATGTATAGAGCTAGATCAAAGGTCCCAAAAAAGAAAGAGCCCactgatattttatttgaaatagatGAAAgtgaaatgcaaataaatggTCAATGTTTTGTCATCAAAGATCggatttacaataataataagcgAATTTTGTTACTGTCAACGAAAAACATGATGCAATTATTGCAACAAGCAGATTTTTGGGTCCTTGATGGTACATTTAAGATTGTGCCACACATATTTCAACAATTATACACCATACATGGTAATTTATCAGTAAcaggaaataaaacaaaaacgttCCCTTTACTGTATTGTTTATGCACAAACAAAGATAAGAAAACATACGACAtgatatttgaattattacaAGAATACGGAGTGGAAAATGATTTAGAATTTCAtccaaaaatatgtattttggaCTTCGAAAAGGCGGCaatccaaagtttaaaatctaattttgaGAATGTGATACTACATGGCTGCCACTTTCATCTCGGGCAAATATTATATCGGCAAGTTCAACAAAGGGGTTTAACACAAAGATATGCAAGtgatataaagtttaaaacagaTGTAAAATGTCTTTTGGCACTGAGTTTTTTGCCTCCGAACGAGAttcctatatattttaataaattactcgTCAGTTATAAag acgacgatgatattatttctttagccCATTGGTTTGAAGAAAATTATGTTAGTGGCACTTGCAGTGCCCCCGCAAGATATATTCCGGAATTTTGGAGCTGCGAGttgataaatacattaaaattgcCACGAACTCAAAATTCAGCGGAAGCTTGGCATCATCACATTAACcaaataatagataaaaaatctCCCGGATTTTATCACCTTATAAAAGAACTTATAAAAGAGACAATAATAAAGGAATCAGAGATAGAAAAGATGTTATGCGGATCACcgcctgaaaaaaaaagaagaaagtatatcattaaagatgaaaaattgaaaaaaataatagaaattaaagaaaatcttaatgaaataaaatacttgaaagaaatttcaaaaataatttga